The window TACTCAGAATCGGGAGCACGCATTACTCAGGATGCCAAAGAAGCGTTTTCTCAGGATTTAGTTTTAAAAGTAAATCCTCCTACAGAAGAGGAAATCGATTATTTCAAACCCAACACGTATCTGGTTTCTGCACTTCAGATTAACTTAAGAGATAAAGAATATTTCTTAAAATTGGCAGAGAAAAAAATCAATGCAATTGCTTTTGAATTTATCGTTGACGAATACAAACAATTGGCTTTGGTAAGATTGGTTGGCGAAATTGCTGGTACTGTTTCAATCTTATATGCTTCAGAATTACTCGCTTTATCAAACGGTTTAATGCTTGGCGGAATCACCGGAGTAAGACCTACAGAAGTATTAATTTTAGGCGCAGGAATTGTTGGTGAATTTGCAACAAAAGCAGCTATCGGTTTAGGTGCAAGTGTAAAAGTTTTTGATAACTCACTTTCAAAACTGAGAAGACTTCATACATTGGTTGACAGCAGAGTTCCTACATCAATTATCGACCCTAAAGAATTAAGCAAAAGTTTAAGAAGAGCCGACGTTGTAATCGGTGCTTTACCAAGACTTAATATGCAGCCGATTGTTACCGAAGAAATGGTAATGAAAATGAAGAAAGGCAGCGTTATCATCGACATCGTTATCGATAACGGAAAAGCTATCGAAACTTCAGAATTGACTACAATGGATGATCCTTACATCATCAAACACGGCGTTATTCACTGCGGGTTACCGAATCTTACCTCTAAAATGCCGAGAACAACGACAAAAGCTATTTCAAATTTTTTCCTTTCGTATATTTTGAACTACGATATAGAAGGTGGTTTTGAAAACATGCTGATTCGCAAAAACGAAATGAAGCAGAGTTTGTATATGTACAAAGGCAGACATACCAAAAAAGTGATCTGCGACCGTTTCGGACTTACCTATCACGACATCAATCTTTTAATATTCTAATAAATTTTTAGCAAACAAAGAATAGATCATGATTTATCAATGATCATTCATCAATTATAGATCGTAAACTCTACGTATGAAGAAAATCAAATTCTTTCTCATCGGGCTTATTCCCGGACTTATCATCGTATTTTTTGTACTTAATGCCAAAGGCGCAAGCTGCAGCGGTTATTTACCAAACAGCCGTGTGATTGCAGAAACTCTTTCAAAAGATTTCGAGTATTCTGAAAATTTTAAAAACGAAATGAAAACTTTAAAAGTTGATGAAAAGTTTTTAAAAGACAGCATTATTACTTTAGGTAAAATAGATTTTGACCGTAGTCACGCTCAGAAAAAACCTTGCCCAGATTATGTGATCACTTATCCTAAAGAAAATCCTACGTACGAAATAACTTTCGAGAAGTGTGAGGAAAAAGCAGTCCTTAGTTCTTTGAAAAAGCTTAAATAAACATTTTTCAGCCACGAATACACAAATTCTTATTGATTATTATTCGTGTATTCGTGGTAATTAAAATTAGTAAATCTTAGTTTTAACTATTGAAAGAAATAAATTTCATCTAAATATTTTATTTAAAATGGATGGCAACTACTACATGATTCATGATTATCTGATCTTCTTTGGAGTTTTTGCTATTTTCTTTTTTCTTACGGTGAGTATTTATCTTTTCAACCAGAATCAGCGCTTAAAAAATAAAAATTTAAGGCTTTTTCAAACCAATAAACTCATAGAGCAAAAACTGAATGAAGTGCAGCTGGAACACATCGGAACCAAGCTTAATCCACACTTATTCAAAAACATTCTTAATTCTGTACAGTCGCACGCTTATCAAACCTATATGTCGCTCGACAAACTGGCCAATGTTCTCGATTATATCCTATACGAAAGCAATAATAAATTTGTAAGCCCCAAAGAAGAGCTAAGTTTTGCCTTAAGTCTTATTGAAATTAATAAAATTAAAGTCAATCCGCTTTTTGACTTTAGAATTAAATCTAAAATTGATAAATCTGATGCTGTTTTTGAAGAAAAAATCTTTGCTCCGCTACTTTCAGTTGATTTAATTGAAAACGCTTTCAAACATACCGATTTTCTGGCTTCAGATTCTTTTATTTCTATTTTATTGGAACTCGAAGACGGTATTTTTTCAATGAAAGTAAGCAATAAAGCTTCACTTAAAAATGTACTTCATAAAGATCACAGCGGTTTTGGAAGTCAGTCTTTGGATCAACGATTAAAAATGATTTATCCCAATTTTTATTCGCTTCAAAAGAGTTCAAAAAACGGTATCTTCACGGCAGAATTAACAATCAATTTAGGAGAATTCTATGATAAAATGCGTTATTCTTGATGATGAATTGTTAGCGATAAGTTATCTGAAACTTTTATGCGAACAGATTGAAAATGTAGAAGTTGTAAAAGCTTTTAACGACCCCAAAATTTTTCTCAACGAAATAAGAGACATCGACTGTAATCTCTGTATCTTAGATATTGAAATGCCTGGAATGACCGGTTTGCAGGTTGCTGAGCTTATTTCCGATTCAAAAAAAATCATCTTTACAACAGCTTACAAAGAATATGCTGCAGAAGCTTTCGACTTAAATGTGGTAGATTATGTAAGAAAACCGATCAAAAAAGAAAGACTAGTTCAAGCGTTTGAAAAAGCGGCAGATCTTTTAAACAACAGTCAGAAAAAAGAATTTATCGAATGGAATACCAACATTGGTAAATCTACAATTTTCAGTGAACAGATTACCTATATTAAAACCTCAGAAATCGACAGCCGAGATAAAGATATTATCCTGAAAGACGGAACAACGATTGTTCTGAAAAATCTCAATTTCAAATCTCTTCTGGAAATGCTTCCTTCAAAAGATTTTGCACAGGTGAATAAGAAAGAAATCATTGCTTTGTCATCAGTAAAAGTTTTATCTACAAACGAAATAATTACAACAATACCTACCGAGTCTGACCATTTTTTAAAACTTCAGATTGGCGATACTTATAAAAATCAGTTGATGGAAATGTTCGGTAAATAAAGAAGTACTTTGTAAAATACGATTTGAAATAAGTAAATTATTTTGAGTTTAAAATTGTAAAAAATCTTAAATTGCAAATCCCTTTTATTGTCTAAAAGGGATTTGTTTTTAAACAGAATATTATGAAAAAAACAGCACTTCTTTTTCTATTGATTTCAGCATTTACTTTTGCTCAGAAATCTGTTTTAGCACAAAAGGTCGATTCAATTATTAAAGATAAAAAAGCCACTGTCGGAATTTCTGTTTTAGGTTTTGAAGATGGTTTTAAATACAATAAAAACGCAGAGACAAAACTACCTATGCTTAGTGTCTTTAAGTTTCATATTGCAGCTACAGTTCTCGATCTGGTAGATAAAGGAAAACTTTCATTAGACCAGAAAATTTTAATTAAAAAAAGTGATCTGCTTGAAAATACCTGGTCGCCGATTCGGGAAAAATATCCAAACGGAAATGTTGAACTATCTCTAAGCGAAATCATTAATTATACCGTTGCATGGAGTGATAATAATGGCTGTGATATACTATTAAGATCGATCGGAGGTCCACAAGTTGTTCAAAAATTTATGGATTCTAAAGGAGTGAAAGATTTCCAGATTAAACATAATGAAGAGCAAATGCACAAAGGAGCAAAATATTTGTATGAAAATTATACGACAACCAATTCTTTGAGTCAGCTTTATAAAAAATTCTATGATGGTAAAATTTTATCTAAAAAATCAACAAAATTTTTATACGACATCATGCTGAATACCTCTACCGGAGGAAATAAACTGAAAGAACAGTTGCCTAAACAATCTATTGCTCACAAAACCGGTTCTTCAGGGAAAGATGGGGATTTAACGATCGCAGAAAATGATTCGGGAATTGTTACGTTACCAAATGGCAAGCATTATGCAATAGTAGTATTTATTAGCAACTCTACCGAGACAGACGAGGTGAATTGTAAGATGATTTCAAACATTTCAAAAGCAGTTTGGGATTATTTTAATAAGTAAAATTTAAAGCTTAATTTTAAAACCATTAAAATGAAAAAATTATTTTTAACAATAGCAGTGTTCGGTTGTACATTTTTTTTTGCTCAGAAAAGTGAAAATTACATTGAAATAGGCTACAACAGCATTTGCTGCGGGCCGCCTTCAAGCGCTCCTGTAATGAATTATATCAGCAGCTTTCAAGGTAAAAAAAACAGTGTTGAAATCTTCAAACAATCTGGCTTGGGAAGAGAAGGTGAATACAAACTGTTTATCGGAATTGACGCTCTGTCAAAAAGCAAAAAAGCAAAGTTCATGAAAGGGCTTGAAGCTGCAATCAATTCTCAGAATAAATCTAGAAACGAGAACAGTGACGGAATCGTGAATTTCGAAAGCAAAACAACAGTTAAAAAGGACAAGCTAAAAACATTAAATAATCTAACTATATATAAAAAAGAAAATTTAAAATGATCAAAAACATTGTCGTTATCGGAGCGGGAACCATGGGAAATGGTATTGCACATACATTCGCACAAAGCGGTTTTAGTGTAAATTTAGTAGACGTTTCTCAGGAAGCTTTAGATAAAGGATTGAAAACTATTACTACAAACCTTGACAGAATCATTGCAAAGGGAAACCTTACAGAAGAACAAAAAGCAGAAACTTTAGGAAACATCAAAACTTTCACTCAGCTAAAAGATGCCGTAACCAACGCAGATTTGGTAGTGGAAGCTGCAACTGAAAATCAGGATTTAAAATTAAAGATTTTCGCTCAGATGGATGAGTTTGCTCCGGAAAATTGCATTCTATCGACCAATACTTCATCTATTTCTATTACTAAAATTGCTGCTGCTACCAAAAGAGCAGATAAAGTTATCGGAATGCACTTTATGAACCCGGTTCCTATCATGAAACTGGTAGAAATCATCAAAGGCTACTCTACTTCAAAAGAAACTTTTGACTCTATTTACGAAATGAGCAAAACTTTAGGGAAAGTTCCTGTAGAAGTAAATGATTACCCTGGTTTTGTAGCCAACAGAATTTTGATGCCGATGATTAACGAATCTATCGAAACTTTATACAACGGTGTTGCCGGAGTTGAAGAAATTGATACCGTAATGAAATTAGGAATGGCTCATCCAATGGGACCACTTCAATTGGCAGATTTTATCGGCCTTGATGTTTGTTTGGCTATCTTAAACGTAATGTACGATGGTTTCAAAAATCCTAAATATGCACCAAACCCATTATTAGTAAATATGGTAATGGCAGGAAAATTAGGAGTAAAATCAGGAGAAGGTTTCTATGATTATTCTGAAAGCAAAAAAGCGGAGAAAGTTGCAAAAATGTTTGCAAAATAATAAACAAATAAGAACACCGTTAGTAGTAAATTTGCTTTTAATACGAATGTATTAATTGGCGATTTATAAACGGATTTTAACAAAAAATTTAAATCTCAAAGAGAACAAATACCAATAATTTTATTATCTTTGATTCAAAGTTAAAACATTAAAAAAAATGAAATTACCAAAGTTTTTATTAGCAGATAATTCGGAATTTCCTGAAGATTTATTCGTAGTACATACAGAATATCCAAGATTCATCTTAAACGTTGAAGAGGAAGAAGTAGAATGGCTTGATGATTTGGAGGGTGACGATGAAGAAACTATGGCAGACGAAGCGACTAAAGTAGTTGAAGCAGCGTTCAAATGGTGCGACGAAGAGTTGGCTAAGTACGACGAAGAAGAGGAAGATTAAGAAAACCACTTATAAAAAAAGGAACTCAAATTTTGAGTTCCTTTTTTATTTTTATTCAGATTTGTTGAATTTTAACAGCAACAAATTATCCTGATACAATTCTAAAGTAGTTCCTGAAACTACATACTTATTAGCTTTGTGAAGCATATCAAGAAAGTTTTGCTCAACGCTCATGTTATCACAAGCCATTTTGGTAGAACCCATCTGTGAAGCTTCAAATTTCCCTGATGCTGTTTCCATGGTCACCCCGCCAAAATATCTGTTACATCCTGAGTTTCCATTGATTTTTGAACCTTCTACATTCAAAGTAGGAACCTGCCCTTTTACATTATCTGCTAACACCCATTTTGTATTGGCAATTGACGGCTGTGCTTTACCAACTTTTGATGAAGATGCGTTTTTCATTGTTCCGCAAGATGCCAAAACAGCAAATGTGCATATACTTAAAAAAAGATTTTTCATTTTTAATTTTGATTTAATTCAAATTTACGGAAATTATTATTAGTTTATTTCTAAAAAACAGATTTATGTTAAATAAGAGTCTAATTTTTACAAATAAAAAAAACGGACCAAAGTCCGTTTCTAATATTATAATAAAGAAATATTTTCTTTTATGATCTCAATTCCGCATTAAATTCTTTTTGGAAAGATTTAATTAAAGAATCCATTACGTGAGAAATTTCTTTTTCTTCCAAAGTTTTCTCTTCGTTTAACAGTTCAAAACTCATTGCGTAAGACTTTTTTCCTTCAGGAAGATTTTTACCTTCATACACATCAAAAAGATTAATGTTTTTGATGAATGGAGATTTATTCTTTTTAGCCGTCTGATATAATTCCTGATAAGAGATATTCTTGTCGATCAATAAAGCTAAATCTCTTCTTATTTTGTTGAATTTAGGAATATCTTTAAACTTCAATTCGTTTTTAGAACGTAATTCCTGAGCAAATTCAAGTTCAATTTCTGCATAGAAACAATCCTGATCTACATCAAAATCTTTCAACATTTGAGGAGCCACTTTTCCGATTCTCACCAAAGTTCTCTCCTCAGATTTATATTCAATCGCATCAGAGAATCTTTCGTCGTCTAAAGCCACTTCTTTATAATCAATTGCTAATCTTTCCAACAAAACTTTTACAAAAGCTTTCAGGTTGTAAAAATCAGTTGCAGATTTTGGCTGTAACCAGTTTTCAGCATCATTTCTTCCCGAAACCAAAATAACCAACTGTTTTCTTTCTTCGTATTTATCTCTTTTGTGATAGATTTTTCCGAATTCAAAAAACTTAATATCCTGATTTTTTCTGTTGATATTATATACTGCATTCTGCAAAAGTCCTTCCAATAAAGACTTTCTCATAAATGCCAAATCTCCGCTTAAAGGATTTAATAATTTCACTGCATCTGTTTCATCTTTTACAGAAGTTAATGAATTGTTCATTACTTCGTTGAAACCTAAACTCTGTAAAGTTCTTGCCCAAGAGTTTTCCAATTCATCCTGATCGTTTGCACTTAATTTTACAGGAGTAAACGATATTTTTTGAGGTGCATCGATTTTATTGTACCCGTAGAT is drawn from Chryseobacterium muglaense and contains these coding sequences:
- a CDS encoding alanine dehydrogenase, which encodes MSTTNIFTPFSEEELIPKEEKLEVIKKGKQFSIGIPKETCLNERRTCITPDAVQVLVEHGHEIIIESGAGQGSFFTDLQYSESGARITQDAKEAFSQDLVLKVNPPTEEEIDYFKPNTYLVSALQINLRDKEYFLKLAEKKINAIAFEFIVDEYKQLALVRLVGEIAGTVSILYASELLALSNGLMLGGITGVRPTEVLILGAGIVGEFATKAAIGLGASVKVFDNSLSKLRRLHTLVDSRVPTSIIDPKELSKSLRRADVVIGALPRLNMQPIVTEEMVMKMKKGSVIIDIVIDNGKAIETSELTTMDDPYIIKHGVIHCGLPNLTSKMPRTTTKAISNFFLSYILNYDIEGGFENMLIRKNEMKQSLYMYKGRHTKKVICDRFGLTYHDINLLIF
- a CDS encoding histidine kinase, whose amino-acid sequence is MDGNYYMIHDYLIFFGVFAIFFFLTVSIYLFNQNQRLKNKNLRLFQTNKLIEQKLNEVQLEHIGTKLNPHLFKNILNSVQSHAYQTYMSLDKLANVLDYILYESNNKFVSPKEELSFALSLIEINKIKVNPLFDFRIKSKIDKSDAVFEEKIFAPLLSVDLIENAFKHTDFLASDSFISILLELEDGIFSMKVSNKASLKNVLHKDHSGFGSQSLDQRLKMIYPNFYSLQKSSKNGIFTAELTINLGEFYDKMRYS
- a CDS encoding LytR/AlgR family response regulator transcription factor — translated: MIKCVILDDELLAISYLKLLCEQIENVEVVKAFNDPKIFLNEIRDIDCNLCILDIEMPGMTGLQVAELISDSKKIIFTTAYKEYAAEAFDLNVVDYVRKPIKKERLVQAFEKAADLLNNSQKKEFIEWNTNIGKSTIFSEQITYIKTSEIDSRDKDIILKDGTTIVLKNLNFKSLLEMLPSKDFAQVNKKEIIALSSVKVLSTNEIITTIPTESDHFLKLQIGDTYKNQLMEMFGK
- the bla-A gene encoding CGA/CIA family class A beta-lactamase yields the protein MKKTALLFLLISAFTFAQKSVLAQKVDSIIKDKKATVGISVLGFEDGFKYNKNAETKLPMLSVFKFHIAATVLDLVDKGKLSLDQKILIKKSDLLENTWSPIREKYPNGNVELSLSEIINYTVAWSDNNGCDILLRSIGGPQVVQKFMDSKGVKDFQIKHNEEQMHKGAKYLYENYTTTNSLSQLYKKFYDGKILSKKSTKFLYDIMLNTSTGGNKLKEQLPKQSIAHKTGSSGKDGDLTIAENDSGIVTLPNGKHYAIVVFISNSTETDEVNCKMISNISKAVWDYFNK
- a CDS encoding 3-hydroxybutyryl-CoA dehydrogenase, producing MKNIVVIGAGTMGNGIAHTFAQSGFSVNLVDVSQEALDKGLKTITTNLDRIIAKGNLTEEQKAETLGNIKTFTQLKDAVTNADLVVEAATENQDLKLKIFAQMDEFAPENCILSTNTSSISITKIAAATKRADKVIGMHFMNPVPIMKLVEIIKGYSTSKETFDSIYEMSKTLGKVPVEVNDYPGFVANRILMPMINESIETLYNGVAGVEEIDTVMKLGMAHPMGPLQLADFIGLDVCLAILNVMYDGFKNPKYAPNPLLVNMVMAGKLGVKSGEGFYDYSESKKAEKVAKMFAK
- a CDS encoding META domain-containing protein is translated as MKNLFLSICTFAVLASCGTMKNASSSKVGKAQPSIANTKWVLADNVKGQVPTLNVEGSKINGNSGCNRYFGGVTMETASGKFEASQMGSTKMACDNMSVEQNFLDMLHKANKYVVSGTTLELYQDNLLLLKFNKSE